The nucleotide window TCCGGGTGAACCCCGTTCCTGGCGGCACCCTCGATCGGACCCGGGAAGAAGTCCGCTTGTCAGGACCGGCTGCGAGGCTCGATCTTGGCGGTCAGATAAAAGACGATGCCGAGGACCAGCAGGCCGCCGATCAGCAGAGCGAAGGTGACGGCGTCCTTTTCATCGATGGCCGCCACGAACAGCTTGCGGATGAAGGCGACCAACGCCAGTTCGACAAAGACCTGGACACGGAAGCCGCCCCCCCGGAGATGCTCCACCTGGGTGTGGAGGAGTTCGATCATCATCCACAGGATCAGGAGGGAGCCGAGGGCGCGGATGATGCCGGTCTCGAGGGTCTCCCGCAGGGCATAAAGGATGTCCGAGACCAGGAGCCCCGCCACCCCTGCAGACATGAGCACCAGCCCCACCATGAGCACCAGATTCAGGCCGTGAAGCAGGCGTTCGGCCCAGCGCACCAGCCAGAGCTCCGCCCGGTGCGAGATGAACACCTTCTTGAGTTCGGCCTCCCGGTAGGAACTCGTCATGACGTCCAGACTGATGTCGAGGACCTTGTTCATGGTCTCCACCAGGTCCTGGCGGCGGGAGGTGTCCTGCACCTCGGCGACGAGGTGGCTGATGCAGAAGGTTCGGATGAAATTCATGGCCGCGTTGACGTAATGCCCATTCAGTCCGATCTTCACGTGGATCTTGCCGATCCGCTGCAGGCGAAGCAGGTACCGGTGATCGTAGTCCGCCGTCAGGAGGTCTCGAAACCAGCTCTTGATGGTGTATTTGCGTTTTGCGACAGCCGCATCGGTGGTGAAGTAGGCCGCGGTCTGCGGAGTTTCCAGGAGAAAGGTGTAAAAATCCTCGGCCAGTTGATCTCCATACGGCAGCAAGATACCCGCAAGCTCCGCGAGATTTTTATCGTCGAGCGTCGAAAACCGGTAGTGCTTGCGAATGTCCTGCATATTTTCCATCAAGTGACCTCCAACTCGGGAGCGGCTTGTCGAAAACGAGACGATCATCCACCCTGTGGATTCTACTTGCCTTTTTGCCGATGTCAACCAAAAGGCCGTTCGGGACCGTCGAACGGCCTTTTGCGGCGAGAGTGACAGGGGCCTGGAATGCGCCGGAAAAGATCCCCTGGAAACATCGGACGGCGCGTCGCCGCATCCGGACGGCTCTTGTCAAGTCCATCCTGATCACGGATCTTTCAGGAGGCGAGCCGTTTTTTCAGCATGATCCGACCTCCCGGGCCGGCCGTCCTCATGGAACCGGCCGTCTTTCAACAGCATGCATTGTCCAGAACAACGAAAGTCCTCCGTCATGAAGGACCGCTCTTTCAAAAGACACACCATCAGGAGGGTGCTGGCCGGCATCGCTGCAGCGGCATGGCTGATCCTGTTCTCAGGCTGCTCCGAGGACGAGCGGCTGAAGCGGGAGATCCGTGAGGATGCCAGGGCCGGACGCTTCGATGAGGCCGTCGCGAAGGCGCGCGACTACTTTGCGGCGGACAAGCTCACCCTCATGGTCTTGCTCGAAACCATCGCCATCGAGCGCAATCGCGCCGAGAAAGCAACCTACCGGCATCACCTCGCTCTCGAAGCAGTGGAGTGGGAAAAGACGGACTCCGGGATCTCCCTTTCGGGCGGGATACGCAATTCCGGGGACCGGACCCTGACCGGTTACGGCATCAAGGTGACCCTGCTGCAGAACATCGAACGGAAGGAGACCTTTTTCTTCTCTCGAATCAAACAAATACCCGCCGGGGGTCTCGGCGTCTTCCGCTACGAAAGAAAAACCCAGGCGCCGTTTGATCACGTGCTGCTCGAAATTCATGATTTCGGGATCGAAGACGACTGATCCCTCTTTCTTTCCGCTTGACAGGGGACAAGCCCCTGCTTCATCTTGTCACCTGACACATCCGGCCGGAAAAGGATCCCGCCCCGCCAAACCCGTTCCCGTCCTCTCCAGATCATGTCAGCCGCGCGGATAGCTGGAGGAACGGCAGCGCACCAAGGAGGACTCCGAGATGAAAAAAAATCCCCTGCGCCACGGCATTCTGACGCTGTTATCGGCCGCGCTGTTTTTGATTGCGGCAACCCCGGTCTCGGCGGAAAAAGCCGAATACAGCATGGTGATCGCCCATCTGTATCCTGCCGACATGGAAAGCAACGAGGTGCATCCAGCCCTCGTCCGCTTCGCCGATATCGTCCAGACCCAGACCGGCGGCGCCGTGGAGGTCAAGATCTTCGGGGCCATGCAGTTGGGAACCGAGATCGAATACACCGCCAAGGCTCAACAGGGGAAAACCGTGCAGGCCGCCGTCCTCTCCTCAGGCGCCTTTTCCTCTTTCTTCCGAAAATACCAGGTGATTACAACGCCCTTCCTTTTCGACGATTACAACACCGCCTGGGCCTTTTTCGACAGTGAATGGTATGCGGGCTTCATGGACGAGATGCGGAAGGCGACCGGTCTGCGCTGGCTGGGGACCTTCGATGAAGGTGGCGGGTTCGTGGCCTTCACCAACGACAAGCGGCTCATCAAAACGCCTGAAGACATGAAAGGCTTGAGGATCCGCGTCGAGGAAAACCCCGCGCACATCGCCGTCATGGAATCGCTCGGCGCCAAGGCCGTCCCGCTCGAGTGGGGGCAAGTCCCCACCGCCCTTCAGACCGGGGTCGCCGACGGCCAGTTCAACGCGCCTGGGCTCAACACCGCGATGCGCTTTTGGGACACGTGCAAATACACCACCTGGACGGGCCACATCTACAATACGGGCAACTGGGTGGTCAACGACGAGTGGTTCAAGAATC belongs to Desulfatiglans anilini DSM 4660 and includes:
- the dctP gene encoding TRAP transporter substrate-binding protein DctP → MKKNPLRHGILTLLSAALFLIAATPVSAEKAEYSMVIAHLYPADMESNEVHPALVRFADIVQTQTGGAVEVKIFGAMQLGTEIEYTAKAQQGKTVQAAVLSSGAFSSFFRKYQVITTPFLFDDYNTAWAFFDSEWYAGFMDEMRKATGLRWLGTFDEGGGFVAFTNDKRLIKTPEDMKGLRIRVEENPAHIAVMESLGAKAVPLEWGQVPTALQTGVADGQFNAPGLNTAMRFWDTCKYTTWTGHIYNTGNWVVNDEWFKNLPETYQQIILRAARQAVVYARGVAAHLCYLGWKEGTRKYKDHYIPSSQEKEAFKKLMRPAFFTWATKDFGLAPELLNEVWTTVDGISKGLDQEYHDKWGR
- a CDS encoding protoglobin domain-containing protein, giving the protein MENMQDIRKHYRFSTLDDKNLAELAGILLPYGDQLAEDFYTFLLETPQTAAYFTTDAAVAKRKYTIKSWFRDLLTADYDHRYLLRLQRIGKIHVKIGLNGHYVNAAMNFIRTFCISHLVAEVQDTSRRQDLVETMNKVLDISLDVMTSSYREAELKKVFISHRAELWLVRWAERLLHGLNLVLMVGLVLMSAGVAGLLVSDILYALRETLETGIIRALGSLLILWMMIELLHTQVEHLRGGGFRVQVFVELALVAFIRKLFVAAIDEKDAVTFALLIGGLLVLGIVFYLTAKIEPRSRS